The Streptomyces sp. NBC_00691 genome has a segment encoding these proteins:
- a CDS encoding acyl-CoA dehydrogenase family protein: MSLDHRLSAEHEELRRTVEAFAHDVVAPKIGDYYERHEFPYEIVREMGRMGLFGLPFPEEYGGMGGDYLALGIALEELARVDSSVAITLEAGVSLGAMPVYLFGTDEQKREWLPRLCAGELLGAFGLTEPGAGSDAGGTRTTAVRDGDHWVINGSKCFITNSGTDITGLVTVTAVTGRKPDGRPLISSIIVPSGTPGFTVAAPYSKVGWNASDTRELSFDDVRVPVENLLGEEGRGYAQFLRILDEGRVAIAALATGLAQGCVDESVKYAKERHAFGRPIGDNQAIQFKIADMEMRAHMARIGWRDAASRLVRGETFKKEAAIAKLYSSTVAVDNAREATQIHGGYGFMNEYPVARMWRDSKILEIGEGTSEVQRMLIARELGLQA; this comes from the coding sequence ATGTCTCTCGACCACCGGCTCTCCGCAGAGCACGAGGAACTCCGCCGTACCGTCGAGGCGTTCGCGCACGATGTCGTGGCGCCGAAGATCGGCGACTACTACGAGCGGCACGAGTTCCCGTACGAGATCGTCCGCGAGATGGGCCGTATGGGCCTGTTCGGGCTGCCGTTCCCCGAGGAGTACGGCGGCATGGGCGGTGACTACCTGGCGCTCGGCATCGCCCTGGAGGAGCTGGCCCGGGTCGACTCCTCCGTGGCGATCACCCTGGAGGCGGGTGTCTCGCTCGGCGCGATGCCCGTGTACCTCTTCGGTACGGACGAGCAGAAGCGCGAGTGGCTGCCGAGGCTCTGCGCCGGCGAGCTGCTCGGTGCCTTCGGGCTCACGGAGCCGGGCGCGGGTTCGGACGCGGGCGGCACGCGGACGACGGCCGTGCGCGACGGCGACCACTGGGTCATCAACGGTTCGAAGTGCTTCATCACCAACTCCGGTACGGACATCACGGGTCTGGTGACGGTCACGGCGGTCACCGGGCGCAAGCCCGACGGCCGTCCGCTGATCTCCTCGATCATCGTCCCGTCCGGCACCCCGGGGTTCACCGTCGCCGCTCCGTACTCGAAGGTCGGCTGGAACGCCTCGGACACCCGTGAGCTGTCCTTCGACGACGTCCGCGTCCCGGTGGAGAACCTGCTGGGCGAGGAGGGCCGCGGGTACGCGCAGTTCCTCCGGATCCTCGACGAGGGCCGGGTCGCGATCGCGGCGCTGGCGACGGGTCTGGCGCAGGGCTGTGTCGACGAGTCGGTGAAGTACGCGAAGGAACGTCACGCCTTCGGCCGGCCGATCGGCGACAACCAGGCCATCCAGTTCAAGATCGCCGACATGGAGATGCGGGCGCACATGGCCCGGATCGGCTGGCGGGACGCGGCCTCGCGGCTGGTCCGCGGCGAGACGTTCAAGAAGGAGGCGGCGATCGCGAAGCTGTACTCCTCGACGGTGGCCGTGGACAACGCCCGTGAGGCGACGCAGATCCACGGCGGCTACGGCTTCATGAACGAGTACCCGGTGGCCCGGATGTGGCGCGACTCGAAGATCCTGGAGATCGGCGAGGGTACGAGCGAGGTCCAGCGCATGCTGATCGCGCGGGAGTTGGGCCTCCAGGCCTGA
- a CDS encoding siderophore-interacting protein — protein sequence MTISETAPFQFFHLRVDRTRRLGPSLVRVTFTGDELRNFAAGGRDQSLSLFLPHPGQDAPAMPPLDDPDMYAILGAWRAMPDDERAVMRSYTVREQRAEPEHPENAVDIDFAIHEDGGPACRWASRATPGDRVVVLGPAVPDNTGVRFRLPEDADSVLIWADETALPAASAILEWLPAETRAQVFLEVPYSGDRTELATRADATVTWLVREEGAPSAVDAVRGVGLPGRAPYVWIAGESGAVKALRRHFVRDRELDRRRVTFVGYWRKGLSEDALREVPDATQEDL from the coding sequence ATGACGATCTCCGAGACCGCCCCCTTCCAGTTCTTCCACCTGCGGGTGGACCGGACCCGGCGGCTCGGCCCGTCCCTGGTCCGGGTCACCTTCACCGGTGACGAGCTGAGGAACTTCGCCGCCGGCGGCCGCGATCAGTCGCTCTCCCTCTTCCTGCCGCACCCCGGCCAGGACGCGCCCGCGATGCCGCCGCTGGACGATCCGGACATGTACGCGATCCTCGGCGCCTGGCGCGCGATGCCCGACGACGAGCGGGCCGTGATGCGTTCGTACACCGTCCGCGAGCAGCGGGCCGAGCCGGAGCACCCCGAGAACGCCGTCGACATCGACTTCGCGATCCACGAGGACGGCGGCCCCGCCTGCCGTTGGGCCTCGCGGGCCACCCCCGGCGACCGCGTGGTCGTCCTCGGCCCGGCGGTCCCCGACAACACCGGTGTCCGCTTCCGGCTGCCCGAGGACGCCGACTCCGTCCTGATCTGGGCCGACGAGACGGCCCTTCCGGCCGCCTCGGCGATCCTGGAGTGGCTGCCGGCCGAGACCCGCGCCCAGGTGTTCCTGGAGGTGCCGTACTCCGGCGACCGTACGGAACTGGCGACCCGGGCGGACGCGACCGTCACCTGGCTCGTACGCGAGGAGGGGGCTCCGTCCGCCGTGGACGCGGTGCGCGGCGTCGGACTGCCCGGGCGGGCCCCGTACGTCTGGATCGCGGGCGAGTCGGGCGCGGTGAAGGCGCTGCGCCGGCACTTCGTGCGGGACCGTGAACTCGACCGGCGCCGGGTGACGTTCGTCGGCTACTGGCGCAAGGGTCTGTCCGAGGACGCGTTGCGTGAGGTTCCGGACGCAACGCAGGAAGACCTGTAG
- a CDS encoding IucA/IucC family protein, producing MSTIDVTDPVAHLTPELWADANRALIRKGLAEFAHERLLDPRELGESRYAVVSDDGATEYRFTADRYALDHWQVYAESISRHRGDEQLPLDALQFITELRGALGLSDEVLPVYLEEISSTLAGTAFKATKKPVTSSELTRAGFQAIETGMTEGHPCFVANNGRLGFGVDEFRAYAPEAASPIHLIWLAARRDRTTFTAGAGIDYDTFVRAELGDATVDGFAATLAARGLDLADYLLIPAHPWQWWNKLSVTFAAEVAQQRLVYLGEGDDTYLAQQSIRTFFNTSDPARHYVKTALSVLNMGFMRGLSAAYMEATPAINDWLHTLIESDATFRSARFSIIRERAAVGYRHLEYEAATDRYSPYRKMLAALWRESPVPTLAEGERLATMASLVHVDHTGASFAGALIKESGLEARVWLRRYLDAYLLPVLHSFYAYDLAFMPHGENVILVLDEHGAVSRAIFKDIAEEIVVMDPAAVLPPAVERVRAEIPEDMKVLSVFTDVFDCFFRFLSATLATEGVLDEDGFWRTVAECVRGYERSKPELADRFAQYDMFAETFALSALNRLQLRNNKQMVDLSDPSAALQLVGDLVNPIARFA from the coding sequence ATGAGCACCATCGATGTGACGGACCCCGTCGCGCACCTCACCCCGGAACTCTGGGCGGACGCCAACCGCGCGCTGATCCGCAAGGGTCTCGCGGAGTTCGCCCACGAGCGGCTCCTCGACCCGCGCGAGCTCGGCGAGAGCCGCTACGCGGTCGTGTCCGACGACGGCGCCACCGAGTACCGCTTCACCGCGGACCGGTACGCCCTCGACCACTGGCAGGTCTACGCCGAGTCGATCAGCCGCCACCGCGGCGACGAGCAGCTCCCGCTGGACGCGCTCCAGTTCATCACCGAGTTGCGCGGCGCCCTCGGCCTGAGCGACGAGGTCCTGCCCGTCTACCTGGAGGAGATCTCGTCCACGCTCGCCGGTACGGCGTTCAAGGCGACGAAGAAGCCGGTCACCTCCTCCGAGCTGACCCGCGCCGGCTTCCAGGCGATCGAGACGGGGATGACCGAGGGCCACCCCTGCTTCGTCGCCAACAACGGCCGGCTCGGCTTCGGCGTCGACGAGTTCCGCGCGTACGCCCCCGAGGCGGCGAGCCCGATCCACCTGATCTGGCTGGCGGCGCGGCGCGACCGCACCACCTTCACGGCCGGCGCGGGCATCGACTACGACACCTTCGTCCGCGCGGAGCTGGGCGACGCGACGGTGGACGGCTTCGCGGCGACGCTGGCGGCCCGCGGCCTCGACCTGGCGGACTACCTCCTCATCCCCGCCCACCCGTGGCAGTGGTGGAACAAGCTGTCCGTCACCTTCGCGGCCGAGGTCGCGCAGCAGCGCCTGGTGTACCTGGGCGAAGGCGACGACACGTATCTGGCGCAGCAGTCGATCCGTACCTTCTTCAACACCTCGGACCCGGCCAGGCACTACGTCAAGACGGCCCTCTCGGTCCTCAACATGGGCTTCATGCGGGGTCTGTCGGCCGCGTACATGGAGGCCACCCCGGCCATCAACGACTGGCTGCACACCCTCATCGAGTCGGACGCGACCTTCCGGTCGGCCCGCTTCTCGATCATCCGCGAGCGGGCGGCCGTCGGCTACCGGCACCTGGAGTACGAGGCCGCGACCGACCGCTACTCGCCGTACCGCAAGATGCTGGCGGCGCTCTGGCGCGAGTCGCCGGTGCCGACGCTCGCCGAGGGCGAGCGGCTCGCGACGATGGCGTCCCTGGTCCACGTGGACCACACGGGCGCGTCGTTCGCGGGTGCGCTGATCAAGGAGTCGGGCCTGGAGGCCCGGGTCTGGCTCCGCCGGTACCTGGACGCCTACCTGCTGCCGGTCCTGCACAGCTTCTACGCGTACGACCTGGCGTTCATGCCGCACGGCGAGAACGTGATCCTGGTCCTCGACGAGCACGGCGCGGTGTCCCGGGCGATCTTCAAGGACATCGCCGAGGAGATCGTCGTCATGGACCCGGCGGCGGTCCTGCCGCCGGCGGTGGAGCGGGTCCGCGCGGAGATCCCCGAGGACATGAAGGTCCTCTCGGTCTTCACGGACGTCTTCGACTGCTTCTTCCGCTTCCTCTCGGCGACGCTCGCCACGGAGGGCGTCCTCGACGAGGACGGCTTCTGGCGGACGGTCGCGGAGTGTGTGCGCGGCTACGAGCGGTCGAAGCCGGAACTGGCGGACCGGTTCGCCCAGTACGACATGTTCGCGGAGACCTTCGCCCTGTCGGCCCTGAACCGCCTCCAGCTCCGCAACAACAAGCAGATGGTCGACCTCTCGGACCCGTCGGCGGCCCTCCAGCTCGTCGGCGACCTGGTCAACCCGATCGCCCGTTTCGCCTGA
- a CDS encoding hydroxymethylglutaryl-CoA lyase, producing the protein MTAAGLPMVVPDPALPARVRIHEVGARDGLQNEKGAVPTDVKAEFIRRLAAAGLSTVEATSFVHPRWVPQLADAEDLYPLVRDLPVRLPVLVPNERGLDRALALGVREIAVFASATESFAKANLNRTVDEALALFAPTVTRAIEAGLKVRGYLSMCFGDPWEGAVPVEQVVRVTKALAEMGCDELSLGDTIGVATPGHVEALLTALGEAGVPASRLAVHFHDTYGQALSNTLAALRHGVTTVDASAGGLGGCPYAKSATGNLATEDLVWMLDGLGIETGVDLAALTATSVWMADQLGRPSPSRTVRALSHKE; encoded by the coding sequence ATGACCGCCGCGGGACTGCCCATGGTCGTGCCCGATCCCGCGCTGCCGGCCCGGGTGCGGATCCACGAGGTCGGCGCGCGCGACGGGCTGCAGAACGAGAAGGGCGCCGTCCCGACCGACGTGAAGGCGGAGTTCATCCGGCGGCTCGCCGCCGCCGGGCTCTCCACGGTCGAGGCGACCAGCTTCGTGCACCCCAGGTGGGTGCCCCAGCTGGCGGACGCGGAGGACCTGTACCCGCTGGTCCGCGATCTGCCGGTGCGGCTCCCGGTGCTCGTGCCGAACGAGCGCGGGCTCGACCGCGCCCTCGCTCTGGGCGTGCGTGAGATCGCCGTCTTCGCCTCCGCCACGGAGTCCTTCGCGAAGGCCAACCTGAACCGGACCGTCGACGAGGCCCTCGCCCTGTTCGCCCCCACGGTCACCCGTGCCATAGAGGCGGGGCTGAAGGTGCGCGGCTATCTGTCGATGTGCTTCGGCGACCCGTGGGAGGGTGCCGTCCCGGTCGAGCAGGTCGTCCGCGTCACCAAGGCCCTCGCCGAGATGGGCTGCGACGAGCTGAGCCTCGGCGACACCATCGGCGTCGCCACTCCCGGGCATGTCGAGGCGCTGCTGACCGCGCTCGGCGAGGCCGGCGTCCCCGCCTCCCGCCTCGCCGTGCACTTCCACGACACCTACGGCCAGGCCCTGTCCAACACGCTCGCCGCGCTCCGCCACGGAGTGACCACGGTCGACGCCTCCGCCGGCGGCCTCGGCGGCTGCCCGTACGCGAAGAGCGCGACCGGCAATCTCGCCACCGAGGATCTCGTGTGGATGCTCGACGGTCTCGGCATCGAGACCGGGGTCGATCTGGCCGCCCTCACCGCCACAAGCGTGTGGATGGCCGACCAGCTGGGCCGGCCCAGCCCCTCCCGTACCGTCCGCGCCCTCTCCCACAAGGAGTGA
- a CDS encoding pyridoxal phosphate-dependent decarboxylase family protein produces the protein MRSHLLNDATAESYRRSVTEGVERVADKLAATRGPFTGVTPAELAPVIDAVDLDKPLGDASAALDELESVYLRDAVYFHHPRYLGHLNCPVVIPAVLGEAVLSAVNSSLDTWDQSAGGTLIERKLVDWTNGRIGFGPDADGVFTSGGSQSNLQALLLAREEATAGRGGWEGPADLSRLRIFSSECSHFSVQKSAKLLGLGMDAVISIPVDRDKRMQSVVLAAELEACRAEGLVPMAIVATAGTTDFGSIDPLPEIAALAAEYGAWMHVDAAYGCGLLASPTRRHLLDGIERADSVTVDFHKSFFQPVSSSAILVRDGATLRHATYHADYLNPARTVAERIPNQVDKSLQTTRRFDALKLWMTLRVMGADGVGGLFDEVCDLAAEGFALLAADPRYEVVVEPRISTLVYRYVPAAAASPEDVDRANLHARKALFASGEAVVAGTKVDGRQYLKFTLLNPETTAADIAAVLDLIAGYAEQYLGETLVHA, from the coding sequence ATGCGCTCTCACCTGCTCAACGACGCCACGGCGGAGAGCTACCGACGCTCCGTCACCGAGGGAGTCGAGCGGGTGGCGGACAAACTCGCCGCGACGCGAGGTCCGTTCACCGGAGTGACCCCCGCCGAGCTCGCGCCCGTCATCGACGCCGTCGACCTCGACAAGCCGCTCGGCGACGCCTCCGCCGCACTCGACGAGCTGGAGAGCGTCTACCTCCGCGACGCCGTCTACTTCCACCACCCCCGCTACCTGGGCCACCTCAACTGCCCGGTGGTCATCCCCGCCGTCCTCGGCGAGGCCGTCCTCTCGGCGGTCAACTCCTCGCTCGACACCTGGGACCAGAGCGCGGGCGGCACCCTCATCGAGCGCAAGCTCGTCGACTGGACCAACGGCCGCATCGGCTTCGGCCCCGACGCCGACGGCGTGTTCACCAGCGGCGGTTCGCAGTCCAACCTCCAGGCGCTGCTGCTCGCCCGCGAGGAGGCCACGGCCGGGCGAGGCGGGTGGGAAGGGCCGGCCGACCTGTCGAGGCTCCGGATCTTCTCCTCCGAGTGCAGCCACTTCAGCGTCCAGAAGTCGGCGAAACTCCTCGGCCTCGGCATGGACGCCGTCATCTCCATCCCGGTCGACCGTGACAAGCGGATGCAGTCCGTCGTCCTCGCCGCCGAGCTGGAGGCCTGCCGCGCCGAGGGCCTCGTCCCGATGGCGATCGTCGCCACCGCCGGCACCACCGACTTCGGCTCCATCGACCCGCTGCCCGAGATCGCCGCCCTGGCCGCCGAGTACGGCGCCTGGATGCACGTGGACGCCGCCTACGGCTGCGGACTCCTCGCCTCCCCGACCCGCCGTCACCTCCTGGACGGCATCGAGCGGGCCGACTCGGTCACCGTCGACTTCCACAAGTCCTTCTTCCAGCCGGTGAGCTCCTCCGCGATCCTGGTCCGCGACGGAGCCACCCTGCGACACGCGACCTACCACGCGGACTACCTCAACCCGGCCAGGACGGTCGCCGAGCGGATCCCCAACCAGGTCGACAAGTCCCTCCAGACCACCCGCCGCTTCGACGCGCTCAAGCTGTGGATGACCCTGCGCGTGATGGGCGCCGACGGTGTCGGCGGGCTCTTCGACGAGGTCTGCGACCTGGCCGCCGAGGGCTTCGCGCTGCTCGCCGCCGACCCGCGCTACGAGGTCGTGGTCGAGCCGCGGATCTCCACCCTCGTCTACCGCTACGTCCCGGCCGCCGCCGCCTCCCCCGAGGACGTGGACCGCGCCAACCTGCACGCCCGCAAGGCCCTGTTCGCCTCCGGCGAGGCCGTCGTCGCCGGCACCAAGGTCGACGGCCGCCAGTACCTCAAGTTCACCCTGCTCAACCCCGAGACCACCGCGGCCGACATCGCCGCCGTCCTCGATCTGATCGCCGGCTACGCCGAGCAGTACCTGGGAGAGACCCTTGTCCACGCCTGA
- a CDS encoding precorrin-3B C(17)-methyltransferase, with the protein MSRHPVRTAVLGVLLSAGLVTSVGGCADPSDDPRATASREGMRYCPAPNEPPLAPQTPCISQDPAQKYAENHGYRRQTAITEEQRAGARGRAEDLAEALRGLTGRPVGASEVRAAAAVALGLEPGDIEYRAGADGKGKGLQNIDVGGGEGRVCVNGRIDDQGRVTAEVAGRTLDGTCLPGLGGH; encoded by the coding sequence ATGAGCCGTCACCCCGTCCGTACCGCCGTCCTCGGCGTCCTCCTGTCCGCAGGCCTCGTCACCTCGGTCGGCGGCTGCGCCGACCCGTCGGACGATCCGCGTGCGACCGCCTCCCGCGAGGGCATGCGGTACTGCCCGGCGCCCAACGAGCCGCCGCTCGCACCGCAGACGCCGTGCATCTCGCAGGATCCCGCCCAGAAGTACGCGGAGAACCACGGCTACCGGCGCCAGACGGCGATCACCGAGGAGCAGCGTGCCGGGGCGCGGGGCAGGGCGGAGGACCTCGCCGAGGCCCTGCGGGGCCTGACGGGCAGGCCGGTGGGCGCGTCCGAGGTGCGGGCGGCGGCGGCCGTCGCCCTCGGCCTGGAGCCGGGGGACATCGAGTACCGGGCGGGCGCCGACGGCAAGGGCAAGGGCCTGCAGAACATCGACGTCGGTGGCGGCGAGGGCAGGGTCTGCGTCAACGGCCGCATCGACGACCAGGGCCGGGTCACCGCCGAGGTCGCCGGCCGCACCTTGGACGGCACGTGCCTGCCCGGGCTCGGAGGCCACTGA
- a CDS encoding FG-GAP-like repeat-containing protein → MREMMKRGLASLLGLATLGTVAVATAAPAQAAVSDCPAGYFCAWTQENAKGSMLKTKTNMATMGSWGTRFGSYINRTSAYACMYEAPNYKAYEGYWSENPSSNGSWTTGPMFGMASLKFVRAERECSQPAYPSWYAEQSPTVAGFGDMNRDRRADVLVRDLVGRLWFLPGDGTGRMVGSGGWNGMNAFVRHGDFTGDAREDLVAREGATGRLWLYPGTGTGTLGARKLIGSGGWNGMSRITGVGDLSRDGRADLVAVEHSTGRLWLYPGTGSGRIGARKLLGSGGWNTMNTLVGAGDTNGDGRVDLIAREKATGRLWSYAGTASGGIGARKLIGSGGWNAMDTFLAVGDSTGDGRPDLSTVTNSDYAIDGFRGHPGWLVGYRGLGTGAFAAGVRDDGEWWGLNGAF, encoded by the coding sequence ATGCGCGAGATGATGAAGCGGGGTCTGGCATCGCTGCTGGGCCTCGCGACCCTGGGAACCGTCGCCGTCGCCACGGCCGCGCCGGCCCAGGCGGCCGTGAGCGACTGCCCGGCGGGCTACTTCTGTGCCTGGACGCAGGAGAACGCGAAGGGGTCGATGCTCAAGACGAAGACGAACATGGCCACGATGGGCTCGTGGGGCACCCGGTTCGGCTCGTACATCAACCGGACGTCCGCGTACGCCTGCATGTACGAAGCGCCGAACTACAAGGCGTACGAGGGCTACTGGTCGGAGAACCCGTCGAGCAACGGCTCCTGGACCACCGGGCCGATGTTCGGCATGGCCTCGCTGAAGTTCGTCCGGGCGGAGCGCGAGTGCTCACAGCCGGCGTACCCCTCGTGGTACGCGGAGCAGTCCCCGACGGTGGCCGGCTTCGGTGACATGAACCGGGACCGCAGGGCCGACGTCCTCGTACGGGACCTGGTGGGGCGGCTCTGGTTCCTGCCCGGCGACGGCACGGGCCGGATGGTCGGCTCCGGCGGCTGGAACGGCATGAACGCCTTCGTGCGCCACGGCGACTTCACCGGAGACGCCCGCGAGGACCTCGTCGCCCGCGAGGGTGCGACCGGCAGGCTGTGGCTGTACCCCGGCACGGGGACGGGCACGCTCGGCGCCCGCAAGCTCATCGGCTCCGGCGGCTGGAACGGCATGAGCCGGATCACCGGCGTCGGCGACCTGTCCCGGGACGGCCGCGCCGACCTGGTGGCCGTCGAGCACTCCACGGGCAGGCTCTGGCTCTATCCGGGCACCGGCTCCGGCCGCATCGGGGCCCGCAAGCTGCTCGGCTCCGGCGGCTGGAACACCATGAACACCCTCGTCGGCGCCGGCGACACGAACGGCGACGGCCGCGTCGACCTGATCGCCCGGGAGAAGGCCACGGGCAGGCTCTGGTCCTACGCGGGCACCGCCTCCGGCGGCATCGGGGCGCGCAAGCTGATCGGCTCCGGCGGCTGGAACGCGATGGACACCTTCCTCGCGGTCGGTGACTCCACCGGCGACGGCCGGCCCGACCTGTCCACCGTCACCAACAGCGACTACGCCATCGACGGCTTCCGCGGGCACCCGGGATGGCTGGTCGGCTACCGCGGTCTCGGCACCGGCGCCTTCGCGGCCGGTGTGCGCGACGACGGCGAATGGTGGGGCCTCAACGGCGCCTTCTGA
- a CDS encoding GNAT family N-acetyltransferase, whose amino-acid sequence MTVRFRPLDPVQDAELLHGWVTHPKAAFWMMQDASVEDVVREYTAFAEHPHHEAFIGLVDGVPSILMERYDPAHLELVGLYDPLPGDVGMHFLVAPTDTPVHGFTRKVITAVMAELFADPATARVVVEPDVSNKAVHALNEAVGFVPEREIQKPEKKALLSFCTREQFEAAAGVAV is encoded by the coding sequence ATGACCGTCCGCTTCCGCCCGCTCGACCCCGTCCAGGACGCGGAACTGCTCCACGGCTGGGTCACCCATCCCAAGGCCGCGTTCTGGATGATGCAGGACGCGAGCGTCGAGGACGTCGTGCGCGAGTACACGGCCTTCGCCGAGCACCCGCACCACGAGGCGTTCATCGGCCTCGTCGACGGGGTCCCCTCGATCCTCATGGAGCGCTACGACCCGGCCCACCTGGAGCTGGTCGGTCTCTACGACCCGCTGCCCGGTGACGTCGGCATGCACTTCCTCGTCGCCCCGACCGACACCCCCGTGCACGGCTTCACCCGCAAGGTGATCACCGCCGTGATGGCCGAGCTGTTCGCCGACCCGGCGACCGCCCGGGTGGTCGTCGAGCCCGACGTGTCCAACAAGGCCGTCCACGCGCTCAACGAGGCCGTCGGCTTCGTGCCGGAGCGGGAGATCCAGAAGCCGGAGAAGAAGGCGCTGCTGAGCTTCTGCACCCGGGAACAGTTCGAGGCCGCCGCGGGAGTCGCCGTATGA
- a CDS encoding lysine N(6)-hydroxylase/L-ornithine N(5)-oxygenase family protein — protein sequence MSTPETTEIHDFIGIGLGPFNLGLACLTEPIDELNGLFLESKPDFEWHSGMFLEGAHLQTPFMSDLVTMADPTSPYSFLNYLKDKGRLYSFYIRENFYPLRTEYNDYCRWAAGRLSSVRFSTTVATVTFDEAAEVYVVTTEAGETFRSRRLVLGTGTPAYVPETCRGLGGDLIHNSRYLPSKEELQKKKSITLVGSGQSAAEIYYDLLSEIDVHGYRLNWVTRSPRFFPLEYTKLTLEMTSPEYVDYFHALPEQTRYRLETQQKGLFKGIDGELVDAIFDLLYQKNLGGPVPTRLLTNSALHAAAYDDTSGTYTLGFRQEEQEKDFTLETEGLILATGYKYAVPAFLEPVRDRLNWDGQGRFDVARNYAIDTTGRGVFVQNASVHTHSITSPDLGMGAYRNAYIIGAMLGYEYYPVEKTIAFQEFAA from the coding sequence TTGTCCACGCCTGAGACGACCGAGATCCACGACTTCATCGGCATCGGACTCGGTCCGTTCAACCTCGGCCTCGCCTGCCTGACCGAGCCGATCGACGAGCTGAACGGCCTCTTCCTGGAGTCGAAGCCGGACTTCGAGTGGCACTCGGGGATGTTCCTCGAAGGCGCCCACCTCCAGACCCCGTTCATGTCGGACCTGGTCACGATGGCCGACCCGACCTCGCCGTACTCCTTCCTGAACTACCTGAAGGACAAGGGGCGGCTGTACTCGTTCTACATCCGCGAGAACTTCTACCCGCTGCGGACCGAGTACAACGACTACTGCCGCTGGGCCGCCGGGCGCCTCTCCTCCGTCCGCTTCTCGACGACCGTCGCGACCGTGACGTTCGACGAGGCCGCTGAGGTCTACGTGGTGACCACCGAGGCCGGAGAAACGTTCCGCTCGCGTCGTCTGGTCCTCGGCACCGGCACCCCGGCGTACGTCCCCGAGACCTGCCGGGGCCTCGGCGGCGACCTGATCCACAACTCGCGCTACCTCCCCAGCAAGGAGGAGCTCCAGAAGAAGAAGTCGATCACCCTGGTCGGCAGCGGCCAGAGCGCCGCCGAGATCTACTACGACCTCCTGAGCGAGATCGACGTCCACGGGTACCGGCTCAACTGGGTCACCCGCTCACCGCGCTTCTTCCCGCTGGAGTACACCAAGCTCACGCTGGAGATGACGTCGCCGGAGTACGTGGACTACTTCCACGCGCTGCCCGAGCAGACCCGCTACCGCCTGGAGACCCAGCAGAAGGGCCTCTTCAAGGGCATCGACGGAGAGCTCGTCGACGCCATCTTCGACCTGCTCTACCAGAAGAACCTCGGCGGCCCCGTGCCCACCAGGCTCCTCACCAACTCCGCCCTGCACGCCGCCGCGTACGACGACACCAGCGGCACGTACACCCTCGGCTTCCGCCAGGAGGAGCAGGAGAAGGACTTCACCCTGGAGACCGAGGGCCTGATCCTCGCCACCGGGTACAAGTACGCCGTCCCCGCCTTCCTGGAGCCGGTCCGCGACCGCCTCAACTGGGACGGTCAGGGCCGCTTCGACGTGGCCCGCAACTACGCGATCGACACGACGGGCCGCGGGGTGTTCGTCCAGAACGCCTCGGTGCACACCCACTCGATCACCTCCCCCGACCTCGGCATGGGGGCGTACCGCAACGCGTACATCATCGGGGCGATGCTGGGCTACGAGTACTACCCCGTCGAGAAGACCATCGCCTTCCAGGAGTTCGCCGCATGA